In Polycladomyces subterraneus, the following are encoded in one genomic region:
- a CDS encoding CopG family ribbon-helix-helix protein: MIGWGCEVLSETKRIMISLPKHLLQEVDGMVAKENSNRSEFIRQAMKLYLQERKKRLIREMMQRGYMEMAKINLNIASEAFEAEEEADDTLERLVSGV; encoded by the coding sequence ATGATTGGTTGGGGGTGCGAAGTTTTGTCCGAAACCAAGCGAATCATGATCAGCCTACCCAAGCATCTGTTGCAAGAAGTTGACGGTATGGTGGCGAAAGAGAATTCCAATCGAAGTGAGTTTATCCGCCAAGCGATGAAGCTGTACCTGCAAGAGCGGAAAAAACGGTTGATCCGTGAGATGATGCAGCGCGGCTACATGGAGATGGCGAAAATCAATTTGAATATTGCTTCCGAGGCCTTCGAAGCCGAAGAAGAAGCGGACGACACTTTGGAACGACTGGTTAGTGGGGTGTAA
- the ndoA gene encoding type II toxin-antitoxin system endoribonuclease NdoA, with translation MIVKRGDVYFADLSPVVGSEQGGVRPVLVIQNDIGNRFSPTVIVAAITAQIQKAKLPTHVEIDAKAYGFDRDSVILLEQIRTIDKQRLTDKITHLDEEMMNRVNEALMISLGLIDF, from the coding sequence TTGATTGTCAAGCGTGGCGATGTTTACTTTGCCGATCTATCACCAGTGGTTGGATCGGAACAGGGTGGGGTCAGGCCTGTTCTGGTCATCCAAAACGATATAGGCAACCGGTTCAGCCCCACCGTGATCGTCGCCGCGATTACCGCTCAAATTCAAAAGGCCAAGTTACCCACCCATGTGGAGATCGACGCCAAAGCCTACGGGTTTGATCGGGACTCGGTGATTTTGTTGGAGCAGATTCGTACGATTGATAAACAGCGCCTGACCGACAAAATCACCCATTTGGATGAGGAAATGATGAATCGGGTCAACGAAGCGCTGATGATCAGCTTGGGTTTGATCGACTTTTGA